A genomic window from Arvicola amphibius chromosome 5, mArvAmp1.2, whole genome shotgun sequence includes:
- the LOC119814650 gene encoding interferon-inducible GTPase 1-like, translating into MGQQFSSSKNERQRHQDLASSFTEYFKKFKVESKIIPQETLASIVLNLSKGNIQVANSFITNALKEMDSTPLNVAVTGESGSGKSSFINALRGIGHEEEGAAEIGVVETTMERHPYTHPNIPNVVFWDLPGIGTTNFPPKDYLEKMKFNEYDFFIIVSATRFKKNDIDLAKAIQKMKKDFYFVRTKVDSDLKNEKEFKPRTFNRDKVLWQIRDSCMKTFQENKVKQPPIFLISNKILSEYDFQLLMDKVVNALPVYKRHKFMLSLPIITRAAIEKKRQFLEQTIWLEAFAALFNMVPSLNILMGDDVENLRCSMKRYRAVFGVDDESLQSLAEDWQVSVDQLKAKMKSPHVFETKEKETTQERLSRLYEEFYLANGHLVAKNVYVKELFYLKYSFLDMVTDDANALLREICVKNNLVSA; encoded by the coding sequence ATGGGTCAGCAGTTCTCTTCATCTAAGAATGAGCGCCAGCGCCACCAAGATTTGGCCTCCAGTTTTACcgaatattttaagaagtttaagGTAGAAAGCAAAATCATTCCTCAAGAAACCTTAGCTTCAATTGTGTTAAACTTGTCAAAAGGAAACATTCAGGTGGCAAACTCTTTTATCACTAATgcattaaaagaaatggacagcaCCCCACTCAATGTTGCTGTGACCGGAGAGTCTGGATCAGGGAAGTCCAGCTTCATCAATGCCCTGAGGGGGATTGGGCATGAAGAGGAAGGTGCAGCTGAAATTGGTGTGGTAGAAACTACCATGGAGAGGCATCCCTACACACACCCCAATATTCCCAATGTGGTTTTTTGGGACCTGCCTGGGATTGGAACCACAAATTTCCCACCCAAAGATTATCtggagaaaatgaaattcaaCGAGTATGATTTCTTCATCATTGTGTCTGCCACACGCTTTAAGAAAAATGATATAGACCTCGCCAAAGCAATCCAAAAGATGAAGAAGGATTTCTACTTCGTGAGAACCAAGGTGGACTCTGACTTGAAAAATGAGAAGGAATTCAAACCACGAACCTTTAACAGAGACAAGGTCCTGTGGCAGATCCGTGATAGTTGTATGAAGACCTTTCAGGAGAATAAGGTTAAGCAACCACCCATCTTCTTGATCTCTAATAAAATCTTATCTGAGTATGATTTCCAACTCCTCATGGACAAGGTGGTGAATGCTCTCCCTGTATACAAACGTCACAAATTTATGCTCTCCTTGCCTATTATTACACGTGCAGCCATTGAAAAGAAGCGGCAGTTTCTGGAGCAGACCATTTGGCTCGAAGCCTTTGCAGCCCTATTCAATATGGTCCCTTCACTGAACATCTTAATGGGCGATGATGTGGAGAATCTTAGGTGCAGCATGAAGCGCTATCGAGCTGTCTTTGGAGTGGATGATGAATCCTTGCAGAGTTTGGCTGAGGACTGGCAAGTGTCGGTGGATCAGCTCAAGGCAAAGATGAAATCTCCTCATGTGTTTgaaactaaagagaaagaaacaacacaaGAAAGGCTTTCAAGACTTTATGAGGAGTTCTATTTGGCTAACGGGCACCTAGTTGCTAAGAATGTTTATGTTAAAGAATTGTTTTACCTGAAATATTCTTTCCTTGACATGGTGACAGATGATGCTAACGCTCTTCTCAGAGAGATATGTGTAAAAAATAACTTGGTTTCTGCTTAA